The DNA segment TCCACCGCGATGCTCGGCTGCAGCCCCCGCGCCACGCCATGGCATGCCGCAGCCGCGATCATCGCGCCGTTGTCCGTGCAGAGCGCCGGCCGCGGGATGAGCACCGGCACGTGCGACCGCGCGCGGATCGTCTCGCGCAGCGACGCGTTCGCCGACACGCCGCCGCCCACCAGGATGCCCCGCGCCTCGCACTGCCGAGCCGCGTCGACGGCCTTCTCGACCAGCACGTCCACCGCCGCCTCTTGGAACCCCGCCGCCAGCGCGCGACGCCGCTCGATGCCGTCGTCGTCCAGCTCCTCCGGCCCGTCCGGCAGCCCCACGCCGACGCCCAGCTCGCGGGCGCGGTGGAGCACGGCCGTCTTCAGGCCGCTGAAGCTGAACTCCAGCGTCCCCCGCATCCACGCCCGCGGCAGCGGCTCGACGCTCGACGCCCCCTGCGCCTCCCGCTGGATCGCCGGCCCGCCGGGGAAGCCGAGCCCCATCACCCGCGCCGCCTTGTCGAAGGCCTCCCCCGCGGCGTCGTCCCGCGTGCCGCCGAGGTGTTGATAGTCGCCGTGGCCCCGCATCAGCACCAGGTCCGTGTGCCCCCCCGACACCAGCAGGCAGACGATGGGGAAGCCGGTGACCTCGTCCGGCGGATCGCCCTCCTCCAGCCACGCGGCGTACATGTGACCCTCCAGGTGGTTCATGCCGTACAGCGGCAGGCCGAGCCCCATCGAGAGCCCCTTCGCGTAGTTGACGCCCACCAGCAGCGACCCGGCCAGCCCCGGCCCCGCCGTCACCGCAACGCCGTCGAGGTCCTCAGGCCTGACGCCGGCCTCGTCGAGCGCCCGGTGGTAGATCGGCGTCATGGCGAGCATGTGCTGGCGCGACGCCACCTCCGGCACCACGCCGCCGTAGCGCGCGTGCACCTCCACCTGCGAGCTGATGACGTTGGAGAGGATGCGCCGCCCGTCGGCGACCACGCTGGCGGCGGTCTCGTCGCAGGAGGTCTCGATGCCGAGCATCAGCATCGGGCTACTCCGAGGACGAAACGAGGATGAGGCCGAGGAAGAGGGCCGAGTTGCTCATCAGCGACGCCAGGCTGTCTGCGGCGGCCCGCGGGCTCGACGATAGGACCGCCTGCAGGCCGTCAAGGTTGGCGGCGGCGCTGATGTCCGACCCGCAGATGAGCACCGTCTCGCCCGGCTGCAGGTCGAGCCGTTCCATGGCGGGCGTCACCTGCGGCAGGTTGCCCAGCGCCGCCGTCATGGTGCCGGGCACCGAGAGCCGCACCCGGCGCACCCCGGCCCGGTCAAGCTGGAAGACGGAAATGTCGGCCACGGCGGTCAGAAAGGCCTCTTCGCCGCGGGTGGCCAGCAACGTAACGCCCACCCCCTCCCCGCCGGCCGCTGAAAGCTCCTGGTGGCAGGCCTGAAAGGCGCCGTTGATCGTCGTGGTGAGAGACATTGCGCCAAGGTTCGTGAGACGCCGCCGCAGGGATGCAAGCGCCGCCTGGCACCGCGCCTCGGGCTCCGGCCCGTCGGACTCGATGAGCGCATGGAACTGCACGGGGGAGCCGCTGCCGCGCCCGGAGAAGGTGGTGTAGAAGGGCGCTGGGTCTGCCAGATGCGCGCCGTAGTGCACGGCCACGGGGATGATGCTCGGGGTCCAGTCCATTGGCAACCTCCGCGGAAGTCCTGATGCCATAGTACGGCGCGCCGTGTGAGGG comes from the Chloroflexota bacterium genome and includes:
- the tsaD gene encoding tRNA (adenosine(37)-N6)-threonylcarbamoyltransferase complex transferase subunit TsaD, giving the protein MLMLGIETSCDETAASVVADGRRILSNVISSQVEVHARYGGVVPEVASRQHMLAMTPIYHRALDEAGVRPEDLDGVAVTAGPGLAGSLLVGVNYAKGLSMGLGLPLYGMNHLEGHMYAAWLEEGDPPDEVTGFPIVCLLVSGGHTDLVLMRGHGDYQHLGGTRDDAAGEAFDKAARVMGLGFPGGPAIQREAQGASSVEPLPRAWMRGTLEFSFSGLKTAVLHRARELGVGVGLPDGPEELDDDGIERRRALAAGFQEAAVDVLVEKAVDAARQCEARGILVGGGVSANASLRETIRARSHVPVLIPRPALCTDNGAMIAAAACHGVARGLQPSIAVDANPGLFF